The following are encoded in a window of Salmo trutta chromosome 27, fSalTru1.1, whole genome shotgun sequence genomic DNA:
- the LOC115164700 gene encoding olfactomedin-like protein 2A, whose product MWRFTHLLACLLVVCKDVTAQSKIFGETEPVRMTSEGSDCRCKCIMRPLSKDACQRLRSGSVRVEDFYTVETVSSGSDCKCSCTAPPSSLNPCENEWKMEKLKKQAPELLKLHSMVDLLEGTLYSLDLMKVHSYINKVVSQMNTLEETIKTNLTRDNEFVRDSMITLTNQFKRYENYSSIMMSIKKQISSLGLQLLQKDQTETKAQDTNDEKTKDTVKKTKIKPPSSKPPPKPPKEKVVKPKKESTKPGKPVKPDPTAKAKVAGHQPGVVRGITYYKAAKVDGDEHGTGGKDNAAKTHTIHHVKETHSEDGGAEIVLETIEGTTAEPTTTKEIATTTTTTTTTTSTTTTAATTASTTMPSVTTTTIVARVERLDRPAPTIMLFLDNSDNNSRPILHRAGKILDCEGTLASIELPEKQHSYGRNEGAWMKDPLAKDSKIYVTNYYYGNNLVEFRNLDNFKQGRWSNLFKLPYNWIGTGHVVYNGAFYYNRAFTKNIIKYDLRMRYVAAWTLLHDVVYEDTTPWKWRGHSDIDFAVDESGLWVIYPSMDYDYSQQEVIVISKLDPGDLSMKKETTWRTGLKRNSYGNCFIICGVLYAVDVYNQKEGEVNYAYDTHTNSEAIPHLPFTNEYAYTTQIDYNPKEKVLYAWDNGHQLTYNIHFVDQ is encoded by the exons ATGTGGAGATTTACGCATTTATTAGCTTGCCTACTGGTGGTGTGTAAAGATGTCACTGCGCAGAGTAAG ATCTTCGGGGAGACGGAGCCGGTGCGGATGACGTCGGAGGGCTCAGACTGTCGCTGTAAGTGCATCATGAGGCCGCTGAGCAAGGATGCATGCCAGCGTCTGCGGAGTGGCAGCGTGCGCGTGGAGGACTTTTACACGGTGGAGACCGTCAGCTCTGGATCGGACTGCAAGTGTTCCTGCActgcccccccctcctccctcaaccCCTGTGAGAATGAGTGGAAGATGGAGAAGCTGAAGAAACAGGCCCCTGAACTGCTCAAG CTGCATTCCATGGTGGACCTACTGGAGGGGACGCTGTACAGTCTGGACCTCATGAAGGTTCACTCCTACATCAATAAGGTGGTCTCCCAGATGAACACACTAGAGGAG ACAATCAAGACCAACCTGACTCGGGACAATGAGTTTGTAAGGGACAGCATGATCACTCTGACTAACCAGTTTAAGAGGTATGAGAACTACTCCAGCATCATGATGAGCATCAAGAAGCAGATCTCCAGTCTGGGCCTTCAGCTACTGCAGAAAGACCAAACAGAGACCAAAGCTCAG GACACCAATGATGAGAAAACCAAGGACAccgtaaaaaaaactaaaataaagcCCCCTTCATCCAAGCCCCCTCCCAAGCCGCCCAAGGAAAAGGTCGTAAAACCTAAAAAAGAGAGCACCAAGCCTGGGAAACCTGTCAAGCCTGACCCCACAGCCAAGGCCAAGGTGGCAGGGCACCAGCCGGGGGTAGTGAGGGGCATCACCTACTACAAAGCAGCCAAGGTGGATGGGGACGAGCACGGCACAGGTGGTAAAG ACAACGCTGCCAAGACTCACACCATCCACCACGTCAAAGAGACACACTCTGAGGACGGAGGTGCTGAAATTGTCCTGGAAACCATTGAGGGAACCACAGCTGAGCCAACAACTACCAAAGAAAttgctaccactaccacaaccaccaccactaccacgaGCACAACAACAACGGCAGCAACAACAGCCAGTACTACAATGCCATCcgttaccaccaccaccattgtAGCAAGAGTTGAAAGGCTAGACAGACCAGCCCCCACCATCATGCTGTTCCTAGACAACTCTGACAACAACAGCCGGCCAATCCTACACAGAGCAG GTAAAATCCTGGACTGTGAGGGGACTCTGGCCTCTATTGAGCTCCCAGAGAAGCAGCACAGCTATGGGCGGAACGAAGGAGCCTGGATGAAGGATCCCCTGGCCAAGGACTCAAAGATCTACGTCACCAACTATTACTACGGCAACAACCTGGTGGAGTTCCGAAACCTGGACAACTTCAAACAAG GTCGCTGGAGCAACCTCTTCAAACTGCCTTACAACTGGATCGGCACGGGCCACGTGGTGTACAACGGAGCCTTCTACTACAACCGAGCTTTCACCAAGAACATCATCAAGTACGACCTGAGGATGCGCTACGTGGCCGCCTGGACCCTCCTGCATGATGTGGTTTATGAGGACACTACCCCCTGGAAGTGGAGAGGTCACTCGGACATTGACTTTGCCGTGGACGAGAGTGGGCTGTGGGTGATCTACCCTTCCATGGACTATGACTACTCCCAGCAGGAGGTGATTGTCATCAGTAAGCTGGACCCTGGAGATCTGTCCATGAAGAAGGAGACCACCTGGAGGACGGGCCTGAAGAGGAACTCCTATGGGAACTGCTTCATCATCTGTGGGGTGCTGTACGCTGTGGACGTCTATAACCAGAAGGAAGGGGAGGTGAACTATGCCTACGACACCCACACCAACTCAGAGGCTATCCCTCACCTGCCCTTCACCAACGAGTACGCCTACACTACCCAGATAGACTACAACCCCAAGGAGAAGGTCCTGTATGCCTGGGACAATGGACACCAACTCACATATAACATACACTTTGTTGACCAATGA